The window GGCCCGCGGGCAAGGCCCTGGTGCGCCGGTCGCGGAAGAACCCGGCCCTCGCGGAGCGGGCGATGGCCCGGCAGACCGAGAAGACCCACCTGTCCCACGAGGAATCCGCCCCGGCCACGCACGGAGCGCTGCACGTACCGGCTCCCGGCGAGGGGGCGGTGCACGGCGGCTGGGGCGGCCGGCGGCGAACCGCACTGCGCAGGGTGGCCGTCTACGGGCTGGTGGGAGCGGGGGTGGCGGCCGCCGGGCGCCGGATCGGGCGCGAGCTGTCCGCCGCCTGACGTCCGCCGCCTGACCGGGCCGCCGACGCGCGGCGCACCGGAGCGCGTGTGCGAGGACGACGCGCGAACCGGCGTACGAGGACGGCGGGGTGTGCGGGCCCGAACCAGGCCCGTACACCCCGCCGAGTCGCCGAGTCGCCGAGTCGCCGAGTCGCCAGTCGCGGTCAGCCGTCGGCTGTCGGCGTCGGCCGTCGGCGTCGGCGTCAGCCGTCGGAGGTCCCCGGGGCCGTCACCCCGCCGCCCGCCCCGCGGCACGGGCCCGCGCCGGTACCCGGACGGACTCCATGACGAACCCGCTGCGCACCCGCGCCGGCATCCGCGTCAGCGGGATCCGCAGGTCCTGCGCGGGTACGTCGTACTCCAGCCGGGCCAGCCGCGGCCCCAGAGCCCGCAGCAGCGCGACGGTGACGTCCTCGCCGGGGCAGCGATGACCGGTCGCGCGGTCGCCGCCGCCCTGCGGTACGAGGTCGTCGCGGCGGGGCGGTCGCTCCAGGAACCGCTGGGGTTCGAAGGTGAAGGGGAGGTCCCAGAGATCGGGGTCGTGGTTCTGTCCGTACAGGTCGAGCAGGACCATGGCGCCCGCCGGGATCGGTTCGCCCCGCCACTCCAGGTCGGTGACGGCCCGCCCGCCGACGAAGGGGGCGAACGGGTAGAAGCGCCGCAGCTCGTGGGCGAACGCCACCGCGTACTCGGGGTCGTCCTCGGCCAGCCGTTCCCGCACGTCGGGCCGCAGGCGCAGCGCGTGCCCGGCGTAGGCGACGAACCAGCACACCGCGACGGTGGGGCGGATGACGTTGAGCAGTTCGACCGCGGCGGTGTGCGGGTCCAGGGGCAGGCCGTCGGCGTCCTCGTGCCGGACCACCACGTCCAGCGGCGACCCGGCCGGCGCGGTCGCGGCACCCTCGCGGACGTCCGACACCAGACCCGCCAGCCACTCCTCGGCGTTCTTCCGGGCGCGGCGGGCCCGCCAGTGCCGGGGCCCCGGGGAGG is drawn from Streptomyces bottropensis ATCC 25435 and contains these coding sequences:
- a CDS encoding cytochrome P450, with the translated sequence MNQSRRTPLVDSSLAVLLRGYTWLPDRWRRTTGPLVRARLMGQHAVALQGPEAVRFFYDEGHVERATALPDPVLSTLFGHGAVHTLDGPPHRVRKQMFLSLLTGPQAVTGLVDHVAAAWDTAEASWPGRPSVVLFDEASRVLTLGVCRWAGIPLDDDPDGEATARDLVAMVDGFASPGPRHWRARRARKNAEEWLAGLVSDVREGAATAPAGSPLDVVVRHEDADGLPLDPHTAAVELLNVIRPTVAVCWFVAYAGHALRLRPDVRERLAEDDPEYAVAFAHELRRFYPFAPFVGGRAVTDLEWRGEPIPAGAMVLLDLYGQNHDPDLWDLPFTFEPQRFLERPPRRDDLVPQGGGDRATGHRCPGEDVTVALLRALGPRLARLEYDVPAQDLRIPLTRMPARVRSGFVMESVRVPARARAAGRAAG